One window of the Lactococcus lactis genome contains the following:
- a CDS encoding collagen binding domain-containing protein: MNLSKDITFEIKDEAGNIIGTAVANHLTGVVTVTFSKLVENATSDIKGSFSVWVNWDEQKVEENTRVVVDWKDGGTTEVNIGPATGPDKDEVLYKWGWVDENDSTLIHWQVRINYAKENIQKAIYTDIIGGNQNLVSGSISVANVTYSSDGENYNVDSYYPQASILENGVNGFTVNLGDISNTIIVDYSTKATDGGLSQQYENRGELTGENIEKQVVEVHTPNNGGNGNASMKLSISGEKTWIDENNARGLRPSFISIELYRNGEKVDSRDVTAKENWKYSFTDLDKYDESGKLYDYDVKEVPVSNYTSQQEGYNFINTIIPVKEETPEKPDQSITTPSSSSQVMSVSSSSMESEPSEELPKTGDSPRDFFKVLGILLLISGGLGMIYIRRKSKI, translated from the coding sequence ATTAACTTATCAAAAGATATTACTTTTGAAATAAAAGATGAAGCTGGAAATATTATCGGAACGGCGGTTGCTAATCATCTTACGGGGGTGGTAACTGTTACTTTTTCAAAACTTGTTGAAAATGCAACTTCAGACATTAAAGGTTCATTTTCCGTTTGGGTTAATTGGGATGAACAAAAAGTAGAGGAAAATACAAGGGTAGTAGTTGATTGGAAAGATGGAGGAACAACAGAGGTTAACATTGGTCCGGCAACAGGACCGGATAAAGATGAGGTACTTTATAAATGGGGATGGGTTGACGAGAATGATTCAACCTTAATTCATTGGCAGGTTCGGATCAATTATGCTAAAGAAAATATCCAGAAAGCTATTTATACTGATATTATTGGTGGGAATCAGAATTTAGTTTCTGGTTCGATTTCGGTAGCTAATGTGACTTATAGTAGTGATGGAGAGAATTATAATGTTGATAGCTATTATCCTCAGGCTAGTATTTTAGAAAATGGCGTGAACGGATTTACCGTGAATTTAGGTGATATTTCAAATACGATTATTGTCGATTATTCAACGAAGGCAACGGATGGAGGGCTTTCTCAACAGTATGAAAATAGAGGAGAATTGACGGGAGAAAATATTGAAAAACAGGTAGTGGAAGTTCACACTCCTAACAATGGTGGAAATGGAAATGCAAGTATGAAACTTTCTATTTCTGGAGAGAAAACTTGGATTGATGAAAATAATGCACGTGGTTTAAGACCAAGTTTTATTAGTATTGAGTTATATCGGAATGGAGAGAAAGTTGATTCACGAGATGTGACGGCTAAAGAAAATTGGAAATATTCGTTTACCGATTTGGATAAGTACGATGAAAGTGGGAAACTTTACGATTATGATGTAAAAGAGGTGCCTGTTAGTAATTACACGAGTCAACAGGAGGGGTATAATTTTATAAATACAATCATCCCTGTTAAAGAAGAAACTCCTGAAAAACCCGACCAATCAATTACTACTCCTAGTTCATCCTCACAAGTAATGTCGGTTTCGTCTTCTTCAATGGAATCAGAACCTTCTGAAGAGTTGCCTAAAACGGGGGATAGCCCAAGGGATTTTTTCAAAGTGTTGGGAATACTTCTATTGATTTCTGGGGGTCTTGGAATGATTTATATTAGGAGAAAATCAAAAATTTAA